TCTCCGTGGCGTAGCCGTTGCCCCAAGCGGCGGCGTCGAAGACATAACCCAGGGACGCGCTGCGGAAATCCGGGTTGAAGCTCGTCAGGCCGCACCAGCCGATGAACGAGCCGTCGGAGACGCGCTCGACGGCCACCCGCGCTCCCGAACCCTCCTCCTCGATCCTCCGGCAGGTCGCCAGGAACCGCTGGGAACGGGCCGGATCGGTCCACGGCGGGGAGTCCCAGTAACGCAGCACATGGGCGTCGCTCTGCAGCGCGTAGAGCGGTGCCGCGTCGGCGTCGGTGAACGGCCGCAGGAGCAGGCGCTCGGTCTTCAGCTCAGGGGTGGGCAAGGCCATACGGGGCATCCTGCCGAGTGACCCCCGGTCCCGCCATTCGTTTTCCGACGGCGTCGGCCGTCGCGGACGACGACCAGCCGCACCAGCGGCTGGATCTCCGTACCGCGACTACCATCCCGGCCCATGACCATCTCCACGACCGGCGAGCGGGCCGGCGAAGACGCGTACGAGATCGACACCGACCCGGACCGCATCGACATCGGCCTCGTGCACCACTGGCTCTCCACCGACGCCTTCTGGGCGCTCGGCCGCAGCCGAGACCTTGTGGAGCGGTCCCTGCGCGGATCGCTCAACTTCGGTGTGTACGACGGCGAGGGGACGCAGGTCGCCTACGCCCGCGTCGTCACCGACCAGGCCACCTTCGCCTGGCTCTGCGACGTCTACGTGGACCCCGCGCACCGCGGGCGGGGCCTCGGCGTACGCCTGGCGACCGCCGTCCGCGACCACCTCGCCCCGTACGGACTCAAGCGGACCCTGCTCGCCACGCTCGACGCCCACGAGCTGTACGCCAAGGTCGGGTTCGCCCCCGTCCCCGACCCGCAGATGCTGATGATGCTCGGCCCGGCGACGTAGAGGCGCGGCCGGCGGAGCGAGCCCGCACTCCGCCGCCGCTACGTCCACTCCGCCACGGTCTCCCCGTCCTCCTCCACCCCCGTCGGCCGGAAGCCGAGCGCGGTGTACAGGTGCGCGGCCGCCTCGTTCTCCGGGGCGTACGAGAGGCGTACGGCGGTGCCGGGCTCGCGGGCCGACAGCCAGTCGGCCAGGGTGAGTACGGCGGCCCGGCCGATGCCCGCGCCCTGGTGGGCGGCGTCGATCAGCATGCCGCCGATCCAGTGCGAACCGTCCTCGTCCCGGGCCCACATGATGTGGCCGGTCACCTCGTCGCCCGCGAGGACCGCCAGGGAGTTCCAGGTGTCCTCGCGGCTGCTCAGGACGAGGTAGCGGGCGGCCAGGGCGGGGACCCAGTCGCGCTGGTCGTCGCGGGGCGCGCAGTCGGCGACGGCCCGCCAGTTGTCCGCGTCCACCTCGTGGAGGGTGACGGGGCGGCCGGTTCTGTCGGTGTGCTCGTGGTCGATCATCCGCGCAGGGTAGACCGCCGGGGCGGTGCCCGGCCACGGGGTTTACGGCTGCCCCATCGCCTGCCGGAAGCCCGTGTTCACCGCGAGGATCCCGCCGTCCACGCGCAGCGTCGTCCCCGTGATCCACGATGCGTCGGACGAGGCGAGGAAGGCCACGGCCGACGCGATGTCCTCCGGCGTGCCGATGCGGCCCAGGGGGTAGAGGGCCGCCGCCCGGGCCAACTCGGCGTCGCGGCCGGCCCAGGCGTCGGTGCGGATCGTGCCGGGGGCGACCAGGTTGACCCGTACGCCGCGCGGTCCCGCGTGGCCCGCCAGCGTACGGGTCAGGCTGGCCAGGCCCGCCTTCGCGGCGCTGTACGCGTGGCCGCCGAAGTCCTGTTCACCGTTGACCGAGCCGATGGTGACGATCGCCCCCCGGCCCGAGGCGACGAGGTGCGGCAGGGCGGCGCGGGCGCAGCGGAACGGGCCGGAGAGCGTGATGTCCAGATCGCGTTCCCACTGCTCGTCCGGCTCGTCCTCGAAGAGTTCGGTGTCCTCGCTCGCCGCGTACGCGTTGTTGACCAGGACGTCGAGCCGGCCGAACCTCTCGACCGCGTAGGCCACCGCCGCCTCCACCGCCGTCCGGTCGGCGACGTCGCAGGCGAGGGAGGCGGCGGTGCCGCCCGCCTCGCGTATCGCCGCAGCCGTGTCGGACGCGCGCTTCGCGTCCAGGTCCGTGACGAGGACCGAGGCGCCTTCCGCCGCCAGGCGGTGGGCTGTTGCCGCGCCGATTCCCTGGCCCGCGGCGGTGATCAGGACGCTGTATCCGTCGAAGCGCGTAGATGTCATAGCGCCGACCGTACTGCTCTGACCAGGGCCTGGGCACGGGGGTCGGCGGTGACTCCCTTCTGGAGGCCGTTGGTGACATAGCCGAGCGCGATGCCGGACTCGGGGTCGGCGAAGCCGAGGGAGCCTCCCCGTCCCGGGTGGCCGAAGGAGCCGGGGCCCAGCAGCGGGGCGGCCGGGCCGTGCAGCATGTAGCCCAGGCCGTAACGGGTGTTGACGACCAGGACCCGGTCCGGGCCGGCCGACTCCTCCGTGCGGGCCAGGGTGAGCGTGGCGGGGGCGAACAGGCGGCGGTGGCCGTCGACGGGGCCGATCATCGCGGCGTAGCAGCGGGCCAGGCCCCGGGCGGTCGCGATGCCGCCCGACGCCGGGAGTTCGGCCGCGCGGTAGGCGGGGTCGTTCTCGTCGGGGAACGGGTCGATCGCCCCGAACGCCCGCCGGGTGAGCGACTCCGGGTCGCGGTAGGCCTCGACGACCGAGCGTTTGGGGCGTACGCGCAGGGCACCCGACGCGGCGGTCGCGGCCGGGGGTTCCACGGGGCCGATGCGGCCGATGCGGTGGGCCTCGTCGGCGGGGAGCCCGAACCAGAAGTCGAGGCCGAGCGGGCGGGCGATCTCCTCGGCGATCCAGCGGCCGATGGTGCGGCCCGTGGCCCGGCGGACCAGTTCGCCGATCAGCCAGCTGTAGGTCTGGGCGTGGTAGCCGTGGTCGGTTCCGGGCTCCCACTGCGGGCGCTGCGCCGCCACGGCCGCCGGTCCGGAGACCCCGTCGGCGGCCTCGGCGGGGGTGAGGGTGCGGTCCAGGGCCGGGACCCCGGCCCGGTGGGCGAGGAGGTCGCGGACGAGGACGCGTTCCTTGCCGTTCGCCTTGAACTCCGGCCAGTAGGTGGAGACCGGGGCGTCCAGGTCCACCTGCCCGCGCTGGTGGAGGAGGAGCGGGACGGCGGCGGCGATGCCCTTGCCGGCCGAGCGGACGATCTGGACGGTGTCGACGGCCCACGGCTCGCTGCCGTCGACGTCTCTCGTACCGGCCCACAGGTCGACGACCTTGCGTCCGTGGCGGTAGACGGCGACGGCCGCGCCGCGGTCGCCGCGCTGCTCGAAGTTGCGGACGAAGGCGTCCGCGACCGGTTCGTATCCGGGGGCCACCGTGCCCCGGACGTCCACGGTCACGGCCACGCCCGTGGTCGCTGCCGCTTCCGTGCCGGATTCCGCTTCCGCGCCCGTACCCGTCGTGCTCACTCCCACGCTCCCGCTCATCCCTCCATGGTGCACGTCCCGGCGGGGTGTTCGGGGAGCGGGTCTCCGCGGCCACCGGGCTGTCACCATCTGTTTACGGCGCCGGAACGTCGACGGTTCCCGGGCCGAAGCCGCACGGCGGCTCCAGCCGGTGAGACCCCATCAGCTCCTGGTCGCGCAGCAGGTCCCGCGTGCGGTCGTCGGCGGCGATGAGGCCCTCGCTCAGCGTGGTACGGAGACAGGTGCGTCGATGGATCCACCGGGTACACGCACGGCAGGGACCCCGCGGCTGAGATGCACCCACGGTCGGTCACGGGGGACTCTCACCGTGCCACTTCCGCAAAATATGGGACATTAGAGGACAGAGCTACACATATAGGAGGAGCCGGCCTATGTCCCCTGTGATCGAAGAACACGCACGCGCCCGGCTCATCACCGATGGCCCGCTCACCCGTCCGGTCCCCGTCGACCTGCGCTACGACCCGGCCGACGAGCGGCGCACCGTCCACATAGGTCTGCCCGACGGCACCGACTGGGCGTTCGGCCGCGACCTCCTGGAACGCGGTCTGCGCACGCCGATCGAGCGCGGCGACGTCCGCGTCTGGCCCTGCGGCCGTACACAGCTGATCGTGGAGCTGCATTCGACGGACGGGGTCGAGGTGTTCCAGTTCGAGATCCGGACCCTGATCCGCTTCCTCGCCCGCACCCGTACGCAGACGCCCGCGGCATCACCGGACGCGGGCGGCGAACCGCGGCAGCCGTCCCGCACGACCCGTCCGGACCAGGGCGCCGACCAGGCGCGGGGCGCCCAGCCCGCTCACGGCTGAGCCGGCGGCGAGTCCGCAGGGGTGCGGAAAGCCCCCGTGCCGCTCGCACGGGGGCTTTCGCTGTGCCCCGGTCCCCGTCCCCACAGGTAACCGGCGCTTCCGGGGCCGCGCTCCGCTCAGACGCGGGCCCCGGAGTCTTCACCGTCCGGACGGGTCAGACGCGGACGAGCTCACGCTCACCCTCGCCGCCGCCGTCACCGGACCCCGCGGAACCGGACTCGTCGGTCAGCTGCTGCTGCAGCTTCTCGCCCTCCACGTCCACGTTGGGCAGCGCCCGGTCCAGCCAGCGCGGCAGCCACCAGGCCTTGCGGCCGAGCAGGGCCAGGACGGCGGGCACGATGGCCATGCGCACCACGAAGGCGTCGAAGAGGACGGCGATGGCGAGCGAGAAGCCGATCATCTTGATCATCTGCTCGCTGGAGCCGATGAAGCCGGAGAAGACCGCCATCATGATCACCGCGGCGGCCGTGACCACCCGTGCGCCGTGCTTGAAGCCGGTCACGATGGCCTGGCCCGGGCTCTCGCCGTGGACGTACGCCTCGCGCATCCGGGTGACGAGGAAGACCTCGTAGTCCATCGCGAGACCGAAGACCACACCGACCATGAAGATCGGCATCATGCTCATGATCGGACCGGTCTGCTCGACACCGAAGAGCGAGCCGAGCCAGCCCCACTGGAAGACCGCGACGACCGCACCGAGGGCCGCGACCACCGAGAGCAGGAAGCCC
This sequence is a window from Streptomyces parvus. Protein-coding genes within it:
- a CDS encoding GNAT family N-acetyltransferase: MALPTPELKTERLLLRPFTDADAAPLYALQSDAHVLRYWDSPPWTDPARSQRFLATCRRIEEEGSGARVAVERVSDGSFIGWCGLTSFNPDFRSASLGYVFDAAAWGNGYATETAHAVLRWAFDALDLNRVQAEADTRNVASARVLEKLGFVLEGTLREDCVVNGDVSDSWVFGLLRRDWHATAGRWTESENR
- a CDS encoding GNAT family N-acetyltransferase, with protein sequence MTISTTGERAGEDAYEIDTDPDRIDIGLVHHWLSTDAFWALGRSRDLVERSLRGSLNFGVYDGEGTQVAYARVVTDQATFAWLCDVYVDPAHRGRGLGVRLATAVRDHLAPYGLKRTLLATLDAHELYAKVGFAPVPDPQMLMMLGPAT
- a CDS encoding N-acetyltransferase; this encodes MIDHEHTDRTGRPVTLHEVDADNWRAVADCAPRDDQRDWVPALAARYLVLSSREDTWNSLAVLAGDEVTGHIMWARDEDGSHWIGGMLIDAAHQGAGIGRAAVLTLADWLSAREPGTAVRLSYAPENEAAAHLYTALGFRPTGVEEDGETVAEWT
- a CDS encoding SDR family NAD(P)-dependent oxidoreductase, coding for MTSTRFDGYSVLITAAGQGIGAATAHRLAAEGASVLVTDLDAKRASDTAAAIREAGGTAASLACDVADRTAVEAAVAYAVERFGRLDVLVNNAYAASEDTELFEDEPDEQWERDLDITLSGPFRCARAALPHLVASGRGAIVTIGSVNGEQDFGGHAYSAAKAGLASLTRTLAGHAGPRGVRVNLVAPGTIRTDAWAGRDAELARAAALYPLGRIGTPEDIASAVAFLASSDASWITGTTLRVDGGILAVNTGFRQAMGQP
- a CDS encoding serine hydrolase domain-containing protein, whose translation is MDVRGTVAPGYEPVADAFVRNFEQRGDRGAAVAVYRHGRKVVDLWAGTRDVDGSEPWAVDTVQIVRSAGKGIAAAVPLLLHQRGQVDLDAPVSTYWPEFKANGKERVLVRDLLAHRAGVPALDRTLTPAEAADGVSGPAAVAAQRPQWEPGTDHGYHAQTYSWLIGELVRRATGRTIGRWIAEEIARPLGLDFWFGLPADEAHRIGRIGPVEPPAATAASGALRVRPKRSVVEAYRDPESLTRRAFGAIDPFPDENDPAYRAAELPASGGIATARGLARCYAAMIGPVDGHRRLFAPATLTLARTEESAGPDRVLVVNTRYGLGYMLHGPAAPLLGPGSFGHPGRGGSLGFADPESGIALGYVTNGLQKGVTADPRAQALVRAVRSAL
- a CDS encoding SsgA family sporulation/cell division regulator; its protein translation is MSPVIEEHARARLITDGPLTRPVPVDLRYDPADERRTVHIGLPDGTDWAFGRDLLERGLRTPIERGDVRVWPCGRTQLIVELHSTDGVEVFQFEIRTLIRFLARTRTQTPAASPDAGGEPRQPSRTTRPDQGADQARGAQPAHG